The following proteins come from a genomic window of Streptomyces sp. NBC_01716:
- a CDS encoding CaiB/BaiF CoA transferase family protein, whose protein sequence is MLPLEGLTVVSLEQAVAAPFATRHLADLGARVIKVERPGAGDFARGYDRTVHGDSSYFVWLNRGKESIELDIKAPGDRAVLDAMIASADVVVQNLVPGAVERLGLDAASLRAQRPELIHCSISGYGTAGPYRSKKAYDLLVQCETGLLIATGTPDTPSKVGTSVADIATGMYAYSGVLAALLRRATQGIGATIEVAMIDALGEWMSQPAYHAVHGGTETRRTGAKHASIAPYGPYPAGDGNLVFLGVQNDREWARLCTDVLHRPELVTDPRFVGNPERVENDEQITPVVAEAFAGIDAEEIVARLDAAGIACARLRAPSELMAHPQLQARDRWREVRTPGGVISAMLPPVSVDGQESRMGDVPRLGEHNAALRAEFATGRTEVSA, encoded by the coding sequence ATGCTTCCTCTGGAGGGACTCACCGTCGTGTCGCTCGAGCAGGCCGTGGCCGCACCGTTCGCGACCCGGCATCTCGCCGACCTCGGCGCCCGCGTCATCAAGGTCGAGCGACCCGGCGCGGGCGACTTCGCCCGCGGCTACGACCGCACCGTGCACGGAGACTCCAGCTACTTCGTGTGGCTCAACCGCGGCAAGGAGTCGATCGAGCTCGACATCAAGGCGCCCGGGGACCGCGCTGTGCTCGACGCCATGATCGCCTCGGCCGACGTCGTCGTGCAAAACCTTGTGCCGGGTGCCGTGGAACGTCTCGGCCTGGACGCGGCGAGCCTCCGAGCACAGCGCCCGGAGCTGATCCACTGCTCGATCTCGGGGTACGGCACCGCGGGGCCGTACCGGAGCAAGAAGGCCTACGACCTGTTGGTGCAGTGCGAGACCGGGCTGCTGATTGCCACAGGTACGCCCGACACCCCCAGCAAGGTCGGCACTTCGGTCGCCGACATCGCTACGGGGATGTACGCGTACTCTGGCGTTCTCGCCGCACTGCTGCGGCGTGCGACGCAAGGAATCGGCGCCACGATCGAGGTCGCGATGATCGATGCGCTGGGCGAGTGGATGAGCCAGCCCGCTTATCACGCGGTGCACGGAGGCACCGAGACGCGTCGCACTGGCGCGAAGCACGCCTCGATCGCACCGTACGGCCCCTACCCCGCCGGCGATGGAAACCTCGTGTTCCTCGGGGTCCAGAACGACCGCGAGTGGGCGAGGCTCTGCACCGATGTCCTGCACCGGCCGGAGCTCGTCACGGACCCGAGGTTCGTCGGCAATCCCGAGCGCGTGGAGAACGACGAGCAGATCACTCCGGTTGTCGCCGAGGCCTTCGCCGGTATCGATGCCGAGGAGATCGTCGCGCGCCTCGACGCGGCGGGCATCGCCTGCGCGCGCTTGCGGGCACCCTCCGAGCTTATGGCCCACCCACAGCTCCAGGCTCGCGACCGATGGCGCGAGGTTCGGACCCCGGGTGGCGTGATTTCCGCGATGCTGCCGCCGGTGTCAGTGGACGGTCAGGAGTCGCGCATGGGTGACGTCCCGCGCCTTGGTGAGCACAACGCGGCGCTACGCGCCGAGTTCGCAACCGGGCGTACCGAGGTCTCCGCGTGA
- a CDS encoding mesaconyl-C4 CoA hydratase yields MSEHPTHIERREVLRPEPALALTRLLEVGEPDFDRDGLPLLWHWLYLLERPAQADLGTDGHPVRGVIPAPPEPGRRRMWAGGRATSLAPLRLGVLTTRRTEIVSSTDKSGRSGRLTFVVVRHTIEQDDSPVVVEEQDIVYRDAVAPSAPAPVEQVEDIGLEPGEWRLPIDPALLFRFSALTYNAHRIHYDRDYAREVEGYAGLVTHGPLQAIAMAEAARERGADRRVSIDYRLVSPLLDHQGLVVSATADGASWRTGARDLSGRATARGRVTRGGLVQPS; encoded by the coding sequence GTGAGCGAGCACCCGACCCACATCGAACGCCGCGAGGTGCTCCGGCCAGAGCCCGCGCTCGCGCTGACCCGCCTGCTGGAGGTTGGTGAGCCTGACTTCGATCGCGACGGTCTGCCGCTGCTGTGGCACTGGCTGTACCTCCTCGAGCGGCCGGCCCAGGCAGATCTCGGCACCGACGGCCACCCCGTCAGAGGCGTTATTCCGGCGCCGCCGGAGCCGGGGCGGCGTCGCATGTGGGCAGGCGGACGGGCCACGAGCCTCGCGCCGCTGCGCCTCGGCGTCCTGACGACCCGGCGCACCGAGATCGTGTCGTCGACCGACAAGAGCGGCCGCAGCGGACGGCTGACCTTCGTCGTGGTCCGCCACACGATCGAGCAGGACGACTCACCCGTCGTGGTGGAGGAGCAGGACATCGTCTACCGCGACGCAGTGGCGCCGAGTGCCCCGGCGCCGGTCGAACAGGTCGAGGACATCGGACTGGAGCCAGGGGAGTGGCGTCTGCCGATCGATCCGGCGCTGCTGTTCCGGTTCTCCGCCCTGACCTACAACGCCCATCGCATCCATTACGACCGTGACTACGCGCGCGAGGTCGAGGGGTACGCCGGGCTTGTGACGCACGGTCCGCTGCAGGCGATCGCGATGGCCGAGGCCGCGCGCGAGCGGGGAGCGGACCGACGGGTCTCGATCGACTACCGACTGGTGTCCCCGCTGTTGGACCACCAGGGGCTGGTGGTCTCGGCGACCGCCGATGGCGCGAGCTGGCGCACGGGCGCGCGTGACCTTTCCGGCCGCGCGACAGCTCGCGGGCGAGTCACTCGAGGCGGGCTCGTGCAACCCTCCTGA
- a CDS encoding dihydrofolate reductase family protein, with amino-acid sequence MPSRRFPRERPGHALDGFVADENDQPGPLFDWLSSGDVPLDESGELKVSQTSYDYIRPYWDQIGVTIVGRHVFDLTDGWDGKPPGGIDHVVVVSHRPIPEGWDPKAPFHFVDGVEAAVAKAQELAGDRMVEVAAGDVGGQVLAAGLIDEVRMDVVPVVFGSGKRYFGSVHAQHLLEDPDVVIQGNRVLHLRYRVRR; translated from the coding sequence TTGCCCAGCCGGCGGTTCCCGCGCGAACGTCCCGGCCACGCGCTGGACGGCTTCGTCGCGGACGAGAATGACCAGCCCGGACCGCTGTTCGACTGGTTGTCCAGCGGTGACGTCCCGTTGGACGAAAGCGGCGAGCTGAAGGTGTCGCAGACGTCCTACGACTACATCCGGCCGTACTGGGACCAGATCGGAGTCACGATCGTCGGCCGCCACGTCTTCGACCTGACGGACGGCTGGGACGGAAAGCCTCCGGGCGGGATCGACCACGTGGTCGTCGTGTCGCACCGGCCGATCCCCGAGGGCTGGGACCCGAAGGCGCCGTTTCACTTCGTCGACGGCGTCGAGGCAGCCGTGGCCAAGGCGCAGGAGCTTGCGGGTGACCGCATGGTCGAGGTCGCCGCTGGCGACGTCGGTGGCCAGGTGCTTGCCGCGGGCCTGATCGACGAGGTGCGCATGGACGTCGTACCCGTCGTATTCGGGTCCGGCAAGCGCTACTTCGGGTCGGTCCACGCGCAGCACCTGTTGGAGGATCCTGACGTGGTGATTCAGGGCAACCGGGTGCTTCACCTGCGCTATCGAGTGCGCCGTTGA
- a CDS encoding (R)-mandelonitrile lyase has protein sequence MQITRSSIDTVKGPADWFTGDVYIDAVAAAPAPSRVTANLVHFMPGARTHWHRHPLGQTVFVTEGVGLCRRRGGPVEVIRPGDRVLFEADEEHWHGAAPNRLMVHLAINEGDDDHDVVHWLNPVTDEEYATAPATG, from the coding sequence GTGCAGATCACCCGCAGCTCGATCGACACCGTCAAGGGGCCGGCGGACTGGTTCACCGGCGACGTCTACATCGACGCCGTCGCCGCGGCGCCCGCCCCGTCCCGGGTCACCGCCAACCTGGTGCACTTCATGCCCGGTGCCCGCACCCACTGGCACCGCCACCCGCTGGGCCAGACCGTCTTCGTCACCGAAGGGGTCGGTCTGTGCCGGCGCCGGGGCGGACCGGTGGAAGTCATCCGGCCCGGCGACCGCGTCCTGTTCGAGGCCGACGAGGAGCACTGGCACGGTGCCGCGCCGAACCGGCTGATGGTCCATTTGGCCATCAACGAGGGCGACGACGACCACGACGTCGTGCACTGGCTGAACCCCGTCACCGACGAGGAGTACGCCACCGCCCCGGCCACCGGCTGA
- a CDS encoding zinc-dependent alcohol dehydrogenase family protein, translating to MRGAVIHAPGDIRFETLEDPKIEHPTDAIIRTAVTCVCGSDLWPYRGAEPTEHAHPMGHEYVGFVEEVGPEVTSVKPGQFVIGSFATSDNVCANCHNGFQSSCLNREFMSTCQADYVRIPNAQGTLVATDGVPDERFWPGLLAVSDVMGTGWWAADAAEVKPGSTAVVVGDGAVGLCAVIAAKELGAERIIVMSRHGSRQKLAREFGATDIVAERGEEGVARIKEMTGGIGGDSVLECVGTAQSMRQALHSTRPGGNVGFVGVPHEVALDGQELFFSHVGVRGGPAPVRRYLPDLIDRVLAGAIDPGKVFDLTLPLDQVAEGYKAMDERRAIKTLLTP from the coding sequence ATGCGCGGCGCAGTGATCCACGCCCCCGGCGACATCCGCTTCGAGACTCTGGAGGACCCGAAGATCGAGCACCCGACCGATGCGATCATCCGCACGGCCGTGACGTGCGTGTGCGGCTCGGACCTGTGGCCGTACCGCGGTGCGGAGCCCACCGAGCACGCCCACCCGATGGGCCACGAGTACGTCGGCTTCGTGGAAGAGGTCGGGCCGGAGGTCACCTCGGTCAAGCCCGGCCAGTTCGTCATAGGCTCGTTCGCGACCTCGGACAACGTCTGTGCGAACTGCCACAACGGGTTCCAGTCGAGCTGTCTGAACCGCGAGTTCATGTCCACCTGCCAGGCCGACTACGTGAGGATCCCCAACGCCCAGGGCACCCTGGTCGCCACCGACGGTGTGCCGGACGAACGGTTCTGGCCGGGGCTGTTGGCCGTGTCGGACGTGATGGGCACCGGCTGGTGGGCCGCGGACGCGGCCGAGGTCAAGCCGGGCTCGACGGCCGTGGTGGTCGGTGACGGTGCGGTCGGCCTGTGCGCGGTGATCGCCGCGAAGGAACTGGGGGCGGAGCGGATCATCGTCATGTCCCGCCACGGGTCCCGGCAGAAGCTCGCCCGTGAGTTCGGGGCGACCGACATCGTCGCCGAGCGTGGTGAGGAAGGTGTTGCCCGGATCAAGGAGATGACCGGCGGGATCGGCGGGGACAGTGTCCTGGAGTGCGTGGGCACCGCCCAGTCCATGCGGCAGGCCCTGCACTCCACGCGGCCGGGTGGCAACGTCGGCTTCGTGGGCGTCCCCCATGAGGTTGCGCTTGACGGGCAGGAGCTGTTCTTCTCCCACGTCGGGGTGCGCGGTGGCCCCGCCCCTGTACGCCGCTACCTGCCCGACCTCATCGACCGCGTCCTTGCCGGTGCGATCGACCCGGGCAAGGTCTTCGATCTCACCCTCCCCCTGGACCAGGTCGCCGAAGGCTACAAGGCCATGGACGAACGCCGCGCCATCAAGACCCTCCTCACCCCCTGA
- a CDS encoding helix-turn-helix transcriptional regulator, with amino-acid sequence MDNREEAREFLTSRRAKITPDRAGLPSGSRRRVPGLRRSEVAALADMSVEYYSKLERGNLAGVSPAVLKALARALQLDDAERAHLLNLARAADGSDALTRPHRRATTRQWTPHRSLQWTLDAITAGPAFVRNGRMDILAANQLFRAFYTDVYATPGNQQNLARFTFLDPASRRFYPDWDAFADITVAIVRAEAGRNPHDKDLHDLVGELCTRSDAFRTRWGAHNVRHHGTGTKHFHHHAVGDLSLAFEGLEMAAAHGLTLTIYTAEPGSPSEEGLRLLATWAATQEAAPDTERSAAD; translated from the coding sequence ATGGACAACCGTGAGGAGGCCCGCGAGTTCCTCACCTCGCGGCGCGCGAAGATCACCCCCGACCGGGCCGGACTGCCCTCCGGATCCCGTCGCCGGGTGCCGGGCCTGCGCCGCAGCGAGGTCGCGGCCCTCGCCGACATGAGCGTCGAGTACTACTCCAAGCTGGAGCGCGGCAACCTCGCCGGAGTCTCCCCGGCTGTCCTCAAGGCCCTCGCCCGCGCCCTGCAGCTCGATGACGCCGAACGCGCCCACCTGCTGAACCTGGCCCGGGCCGCCGACGGCTCCGACGCCCTCACCCGCCCCCACCGCCGTGCCACCACCCGGCAGTGGACCCCGCACCGCAGCCTGCAATGGACCCTGGACGCGATCACCGCCGGGCCGGCGTTCGTCCGCAACGGCCGGATGGACATCCTCGCCGCCAACCAGCTCTTCCGCGCCTTCTACACCGACGTCTACGCCACGCCCGGCAACCAGCAGAACCTGGCCCGCTTCACCTTCCTCGACCCCGCCTCCCGCCGCTTCTACCCCGACTGGGACGCCTTCGCCGACATCACCGTCGCCATCGTGCGTGCGGAAGCCGGCCGCAACCCCCACGACAAGGACCTGCACGATCTCGTCGGAGAGCTGTGCACCCGCAGTGACGCCTTCCGCACCCGGTGGGGCGCGCACAACGTCCGTCACCACGGCACCGGCACCAAACACTTCCACCACCACGCCGTCGGCGACCTCTCCCTCGCCTTCGAAGGTTTGGAGATGGCCGCTGCTCACGGTCTCACCCTCACCATCTACACGGCCGAACCCGGCTCACCCTCCGAAGAAGGACTGCGCCTCCTCGCCACCTGGGCCGCCACCCAGGAAGCCGCCCCGGACACCGAACGGTCAGCAGCCGACTGA
- a CDS encoding sensor histidine kinase → MWHGGRGGNADRDVESMAGPRSSEHLFDVTVERYGLWLRSTVVFLCSALGIVAADAATNPLALSLLLTALLACAVRLHGLRHPLPFAWRWTLDALVVVLTGLSQPVLGGGGADVMVEAILGICVITFQQEWAVRPMVGATLAALGAVACALGDVLSSPGHGPELTALVKLLVVAGLSRAAYLIVRTRARAADRSAAAWAASRREADVAAARRATEREYLATLHDTASATLLMVSQGDGRDWSWLSPRAREDLEALSAMPGFETGSVDLAELLRCVPGAREGEEQALVRLKTRIDGPLTVPSGPGLAIFNGVREAVTNVARHAGVREAELRARAEQGGAVVELSDAGRGFDPGSVPARRRGISNSIVGRMHAVGGSATITSEPGSGTLVRWHWRAGTQQPWDDARLKGEPRAHQLPAPAQHAAVVRLIRGQLLHGAQLAALLISLLSQFVLSLRQLTAYQEVYRPAWVQTVAFVCLIVVAVVGATYLLRGRRLPPAVRGWGVASVLGVSAACAFTLPPERLTGAEDWSYGLVGWHALFLLADLRIRVFAAFLGAHIAINVTAVFLLGAPTAADTAVMGIAAVSTCGFQLSVGVLMHLLHDAAPAAGTAAAREEELRTRERIHEDMQRDHKERYRALTATTVPLLVGLGHGTLSPHDEEVRLRCGVEAARMRRLFAESDAVSDPLLNELRACVEVAEHRGATISLAVRGRQGEVPVRIRRELIDPVAVTLSRTRSIARVTVVSTPSSVRVSVISEDRADCRHTEEPPRAHGHAADAGVTVARTTRDGSLWVEAVWRRPTELQELTRHE, encoded by the coding sequence ATGTGGCATGGGGGACGCGGCGGCAACGCGGATCGAGACGTCGAGTCGATGGCGGGCCCCAGATCCAGCGAGCACCTGTTCGACGTGACCGTCGAGCGGTACGGGTTGTGGCTCCGGTCCACCGTGGTGTTTCTGTGCAGTGCGCTGGGCATCGTCGCCGCGGACGCGGCGACGAATCCCCTGGCGCTGTCCCTGCTGCTGACCGCCCTGCTCGCCTGCGCCGTACGGCTCCACGGGCTGCGCCACCCGCTCCCGTTCGCCTGGCGGTGGACGCTGGACGCGTTGGTGGTGGTGCTGACGGGGCTGTCCCAGCCGGTGCTCGGCGGCGGCGGCGCGGATGTGATGGTCGAGGCGATTCTCGGCATCTGCGTCATCACCTTCCAGCAGGAGTGGGCGGTGCGCCCCATGGTCGGCGCCACCCTGGCCGCACTGGGAGCTGTCGCCTGCGCGCTCGGCGACGTCCTCTCCTCGCCCGGCCACGGCCCGGAGCTGACCGCACTGGTGAAGCTGCTTGTGGTGGCGGGCCTGTCCAGGGCCGCGTACCTGATCGTCCGGACCCGCGCGAGGGCGGCCGACCGGTCGGCCGCGGCCTGGGCGGCGTCGCGCCGCGAGGCCGATGTCGCCGCCGCCCGGAGGGCCACCGAGCGGGAGTACCTGGCGACTCTGCACGACACGGCGAGCGCGACGCTGCTGATGGTCTCCCAGGGCGACGGCCGGGACTGGTCCTGGCTGTCCCCCCGGGCCAGGGAGGACCTGGAGGCGCTGTCGGCCATGCCGGGGTTCGAGACGGGGAGCGTCGACCTCGCGGAGCTTCTCCGCTGCGTGCCCGGTGCGCGCGAGGGCGAGGAGCAGGCACTGGTGCGGCTCAAGACGCGCATCGACGGTCCGCTCACGGTTCCGTCCGGCCCCGGACTCGCGATATTCAACGGGGTACGGGAGGCCGTCACCAACGTGGCACGCCACGCCGGAGTCCGGGAGGCGGAGCTCAGGGCAAGGGCGGAGCAGGGCGGCGCCGTCGTCGAACTGTCCGACGCGGGACGGGGGTTCGACCCGGGCTCCGTCCCCGCGCGGCGCCGGGGCATCTCCAACTCCATCGTCGGCAGGATGCACGCGGTCGGCGGCTCCGCCACGATCACCTCAGAACCGGGCAGCGGGACCCTCGTGCGGTGGCACTGGCGGGCCGGGACCCAACAGCCGTGGGACGACGCGCGGCTGAAGGGCGAGCCGCGGGCACACCAGCTCCCCGCACCGGCGCAGCACGCGGCCGTCGTCCGCCTCATCCGTGGGCAGTTGCTGCACGGGGCCCAACTGGCCGCGCTGCTCATCAGCCTGCTGTCGCAGTTCGTGCTCTCCCTGCGGCAGCTCACCGCCTACCAGGAGGTGTACCGCCCCGCGTGGGTGCAGACCGTGGCGTTCGTCTGCCTCATCGTCGTCGCGGTCGTCGGGGCCACCTATCTGCTGCGTGGCAGGCGGCTGCCGCCTGCCGTGCGTGGATGGGGCGTGGCCTCGGTACTCGGCGTCTCCGCGGCGTGCGCGTTCACGCTCCCGCCGGAGCGGCTGACAGGCGCAGAGGACTGGTCGTACGGACTGGTCGGCTGGCACGCCCTGTTCCTGCTGGCGGACCTGCGGATCAGGGTGTTCGCGGCGTTCCTCGGGGCGCACATCGCGATCAACGTGACCGCCGTGTTCCTGTTGGGGGCGCCGACCGCCGCGGACACCGCGGTGATGGGGATCGCCGCCGTCTCCACCTGCGGCTTCCAGCTCTCCGTCGGTGTACTGATGCACCTGCTCCACGACGCGGCCCCGGCGGCGGGGACCGCGGCGGCGCGTGAGGAGGAACTGCGCACCCGGGAACGTATCCATGAGGACATGCAGCGTGATCACAAGGAGCGCTACCGGGCGCTGACGGCGACGACGGTGCCGCTGCTCGTGGGCCTCGGTCACGGTACGCTGAGCCCGCACGACGAGGAGGTCAGGCTGCGATGCGGTGTCGAAGCCGCCCGTATGCGCCGCCTGTTCGCGGAGAGCGACGCCGTCTCCGACCCGCTGCTCAACGAGTTGCGGGCGTGCGTCGAGGTGGCCGAGCACCGGGGCGCGACGATAAGTCTTGCCGTACGGGGCCGGCAGGGCGAGGTGCCCGTGCGGATACGCAGGGAGTTGATCGACCCGGTGGCGGTGACTCTCAGCCGTACACGCTCGATCGCGCGGGTGACCGTCGTGTCGACGCCCTCCTCGGTACGGGTGAGCGTGATCAGCGAGGACCGCGCCGACTGCCGTCACACGGAAGAGCCACCTCGGGCCCACGGGCATGCCGCGGACGCCGGCGTGACCGTGGCCAGAACGACGCGGGACGGAAGCCTGTGGGTGGAGGCTGTCTGGCGACGACCCACAGAACTCCAGGAGTTGACCCGACATGAGTGA
- a CDS encoding response regulator transcription factor yields MSDNGPVSVVVVDDHPAILSGIEVWYAASRRPITVVAAGASVQEAWTAPGSTADVVVLDLQLGQGGPAFGSLRRLVDAGRQVVVYSMRDDEKTALNCLDLGAATFLTKSEGQQHLVEATLAAADERPYMPPALAGALGTNARADRPQLSVREENVLIEWFQSESKELVAQRLGISTGTVNSYLDRVRIKYANVGRPARTKASLVARAVQDGLVDVDDL; encoded by the coding sequence ATGAGTGACAACGGACCGGTCAGCGTGGTCGTCGTGGACGACCATCCCGCCATCCTCTCCGGCATCGAGGTGTGGTACGCCGCGTCCCGGCGGCCCATCACCGTGGTCGCGGCCGGTGCCTCCGTACAGGAAGCCTGGACCGCGCCGGGCAGTACGGCCGATGTCGTCGTCCTGGATCTGCAACTGGGCCAGGGCGGACCCGCGTTCGGCAGCCTGCGACGGCTCGTCGACGCCGGGCGGCAGGTGGTCGTCTACTCGATGCGCGACGACGAGAAGACCGCGCTCAACTGCCTGGACCTGGGAGCCGCGACCTTTCTGACCAAGAGTGAGGGCCAACAGCACCTGGTCGAGGCGACTTTGGCGGCGGCCGACGAACGGCCCTACATGCCGCCCGCGCTGGCCGGCGCACTGGGAACGAACGCCCGCGCCGACCGCCCCCAGCTCTCCGTACGCGAGGAGAACGTACTCATCGAGTGGTTCCAGTCGGAGTCGAAGGAACTCGTCGCGCAGCGCCTCGGCATCTCCACGGGGACGGTCAACTCGTACCTGGACCGGGTGCGTATCAAATACGCGAACGTCGGCCGCCCCGCCCGGACGAAGGCCAGCCTGGTGGCCCGCGCCGTCCAGGACGGACTGGTCGACGTGGACGACCTCTGA
- a CDS encoding IPT/TIG domain-containing protein yields MPISPNQGSTGGGTLVTITGTNLSGTTAVTFGTKPGTSVTNVSPTQVTAVSPSGAGSVGLTVTTPGGTSNPIPFFYVGAPFKSSLGPTSGPLVGGNTVTINGVGLATATSVSFGVNSATPTVISDTQITVVVPAGVAAGPVGVSVTTAGGTNNGLSYTYVDVPTVTSVTPTSGPTTGGTGVTIIGTNLGTTGSVTFDGNPAPFTLVNSTTISAVTPPGAAGAVDVVVTNPAGSDTAAGAFTYVTPPGI; encoded by the coding sequence ATGCCCATCTCTCCGAACCAGGGATCCACCGGCGGCGGCACGCTGGTGACGATCACCGGTACGAACCTGTCCGGCACCACCGCCGTAACCTTCGGCACCAAGCCGGGCACCAGCGTCACCAACGTCTCGCCGACCCAGGTCACGGCCGTGTCGCCCTCGGGCGCCGGCAGTGTCGGGCTGACCGTGACCACCCCGGGTGGCACGAGCAACCCGATTCCGTTCTTCTACGTCGGAGCGCCGTTCAAGTCCTCGCTCGGGCCGACGTCCGGCCCCCTCGTGGGCGGTAACACGGTCACGATCAACGGTGTCGGGCTGGCGACGGCCACCAGTGTGTCGTTCGGCGTCAATTCCGCGACGCCGACGGTCATCTCCGACACCCAGATCACCGTTGTCGTGCCCGCGGGCGTGGCAGCGGGCCCTGTGGGAGTGAGCGTGACCACCGCGGGCGGCACGAACAACGGTCTGTCCTACACCTACGTGGACGTCCCCACAGTGACCTCGGTGACGCCCACCTCAGGACCGACCACCGGTGGTACCGGTGTGACCATCATCGGCACCAACCTCGGCACCACCGGGTCGGTCACCTTCGACGGCAACCCGGCACCGTTCACCCTGGTGAACTCCACCACGATCTCGGCAGTCACCCCGCCCGGCGCCGCCGGAGCGGTCGACGTGGTGGTGACCAACCCGGCCGGTTCCGACACGGCCGCCGGCGCGTTCACCTACGTGACGCCTCCCGGTATCTGA
- a CDS encoding IPT/TIG domain-containing protein codes for MPPTINTINPSQGPTTGGTTVTLTGTGMTGSTGVRFGSTNAPSFVVNSATQITTVSPPRAAGAAAVIVLHPTGNSNSVTFTYVVSQVPVVTGVSPSSGPTAGGTNVTLTGTGFTGASSVTFGGVPATSFTVNSATQITAVTPPGGVGAAVVAVTTPGGTSAPDAFFFYAGVPILTSASPSQGPTAGGVVVTLTGSDLLNATAVRFGVTNATSFTVVSATQITATAPPGTGSSPITVVTPGGTSNPVAFSYVAAPTLTSLVPSSGPTSAGTVVTLTGTNLSTASAVTFGGTPVSFTVVSGTQVTAVAPAGPAGPVAVTVTTVGGTSPGLTYTRVPPPGI; via the coding sequence ATGCCGCCTACGATCAACACCATCAATCCCTCGCAAGGACCCACCACCGGGGGCACCACCGTCACCCTCACCGGCACCGGAATGACGGGGTCCACCGGCGTACGGTTCGGCAGTACCAACGCCCCCTCCTTCGTGGTCAACTCGGCCACCCAGATCACGACGGTGAGCCCGCCCCGTGCCGCGGGCGCTGCGGCGGTGATCGTCCTCCATCCGACCGGCAACAGCAACTCGGTGACATTCACCTATGTGGTGTCACAGGTGCCGGTGGTCACCGGTGTGTCGCCCAGCAGCGGCCCGACGGCGGGTGGCACCAATGTCACCCTCACGGGAACCGGGTTCACCGGAGCCTCGTCGGTCACCTTCGGCGGAGTCCCCGCGACGTCGTTCACGGTGAACTCGGCCACCCAGATCACCGCCGTGACACCCCCCGGCGGTGTCGGCGCCGCGGTGGTGGCCGTCACGACACCGGGAGGCACCAGCGCCCCCGACGCCTTCTTCTTCTACGCCGGGGTCCCCATCCTCACCAGTGCCAGCCCCTCCCAGGGTCCGACGGCCGGCGGTGTGGTGGTCACCCTGACCGGGAGCGATCTACTCAACGCCACCGCCGTACGGTTCGGCGTCACCAACGCCACCTCCTTCACCGTGGTGTCGGCGACGCAGATCACGGCCACCGCACCGCCGGGGACGGGGAGTTCACCGATCACGGTGGTCACCCCGGGAGGCACGAGCAATCCCGTCGCCTTCAGTTATGTCGCCGCGCCCACCCTGACGTCACTGGTGCCCAGCAGTGGTCCGACGTCCGCGGGGACCGTGGTCACCCTCACCGGTACGAACCTGTCCACCGCCTCGGCCGTCACCTTCGGGGGCACGCCCGTCTCGTTCACCGTCGTGTCGGGCACCCAGGTCACGGCGGTCGCACCCGCGGGACCAGCGGGTCCGGTGGCTGTGACCGTCACGACGGTCGGCGGCACCAGCCCCGGGCTGACCTACACCCGGGTGCCCCCGCCAGGCATCTGA
- a CDS encoding Ig-like domain-containing protein codes for MRITPRRGRLVVATAMAAVLGLASPAWAAPSSTTVTATPQSAEVGDAVQLAATIDCTGDPSGGLGVTFFDGSDLLDTVPVNANGLASYSGSFTTVGSHIITAAYNGNDECDASNNTTTVQITSTPTPPNPPKPGFCLLACGGLIGFNVGKIHNPVNIYKH; via the coding sequence GTGAGGATCACACCACGCAGAGGAAGACTTGTCGTCGCCACCGCCATGGCGGCCGTGCTGGGGCTGGCCTCGCCCGCCTGGGCCGCGCCGTCGAGCACCACGGTGACCGCCACTCCGCAGTCCGCCGAGGTGGGCGACGCGGTACAGCTGGCGGCGACGATCGACTGTACTGGCGACCCCTCGGGCGGGCTCGGCGTGACGTTCTTCGACGGAAGCGACCTGCTCGACACCGTGCCGGTGAACGCCAACGGCCTGGCCAGCTACAGTGGCTCGTTCACCACCGTCGGCTCGCACATCATCACGGCGGCCTACAACGGCAACGATGAGTGCGACGCCTCGAACAACACCACGACCGTCCAGATCACGTCCACCCCGACGCCGCCCAATCCGCCGAAGCCCGGCTTCTGTCTCCTCGCCTGCGGCGGACTGATCGGCTTCAACGTCGGCAAGATCCACAACCCCGTAAACATCTACAAGCACTAG